In the genome of Myxococcus stipitatus, one region contains:
- the carB gene encoding carbamoyl-phosphate synthase large subunit → MPKRTDIRKVLVIGSGPIVIGQAVEFDYSGTQAIKALRDEGVEVVLLNSNPATVMTDPEFAFRTYIEPITVDAAERIIAAEKPDSLLPTMGGQTALNLAKALAEQGILEKHGVRLIGASLEAINKAEDRQLFKAAMQKIGVTLPKSGYANTLDQAMALVDEIGFPAIIRPSFTLGGTGGGIAYNREEFEAICRSGLKASPTSTILVEESVLGWKEYELEVVRDTADNVIIVCSIENLDPMGVHTGDSITVAPAQTLTDREYQRMRQASLAIIREIGVDTGGSNIQFGINPKDGRMVVIEMNPRVSRSSALASKATGYPIAKIAAKLALGYTLDELRNDITRDTPASFEPTLDYVVVKVPRFNFEKFPHADRTLTTSMRSVGEVMAIGRTFPEAYMKALRSMELGRVGLESPDLPTEKEEREKVMREALRVPRPERPWFVAQAFREGMTVEDVHALSAIDPWFLRYIEMLVREAQSIQEYGRLDQLPDDVLRQAKAHGFSDKYLGKLLGYPEEEVRAHRHSRKIRPVFKRVDTCAAEFEAFTPYLYSTYEEEDESPPTDRQKVLILGSGPIRIGQGIEFDYACVHAAFALREAGYETVMVNCNPETVSTDYDTSDRLYFEPLSIEDVLEVAQREKPIGAIVQFGGQTPLRISVPLEKAGLPILGTSPDAIDRAEDRERFSTLIEKLGLKQPENGVARSHAEAFKVAERIGYPVMVRPSYVLGGRAMETVYDAASLERYMREAVSASPEHPVLIDRFLKEAIEVDLDLVADRTGDVMIGGVLEHIQEAGVHSGDAAATLPPHSLSPDLVERMKDQAIALARELGVVGLMNVQFAIQGKVIYILEVNPRASRTVPFISKATGVAMAKIAALCMVGKTLKELGATQEPEMRHVAVKESVFPFARFAGVDVILGPEMKSTGEVMGLAQDYASAFAKSQLAAGVKLPKSGKVFISVKDDDKPAVVDLAKRLRAMGFTLIVTAGTHKYLATKGIEAQVVQKVKEGRPNIVDKIVDGEIVLVINTTFGKQEIADSFSIRREALMHSVPYYTTVQAARMAVGALEALKRTELEVKPLQEYLGVTSTVPGRARR, encoded by the coding sequence ATGCCCAAGCGTACCGATATCCGCAAGGTTCTGGTGATTGGCTCGGGCCCGATTGTCATCGGGCAGGCCGTCGAGTTCGACTACTCCGGTACTCAAGCCATCAAGGCTCTCCGGGATGAAGGCGTGGAGGTGGTGCTGCTCAACAGCAACCCCGCCACCGTGATGACGGACCCCGAGTTCGCGTTCCGTACCTACATTGAACCCATCACGGTGGATGCGGCCGAACGCATCATCGCGGCGGAGAAGCCGGACTCGCTGCTGCCGACGATGGGTGGCCAGACGGCGCTGAACCTGGCGAAGGCGTTGGCGGAGCAGGGCATCCTGGAGAAGCACGGGGTGCGGCTCATCGGCGCGTCGCTGGAGGCCATCAACAAGGCCGAGGACCGCCAGCTCTTCAAGGCGGCCATGCAGAAGATCGGCGTGACGCTGCCCAAGAGCGGCTATGCGAACACGCTGGACCAGGCCATGGCGCTGGTGGACGAGATCGGCTTCCCGGCCATCATCCGCCCCTCGTTCACCCTGGGCGGCACGGGCGGCGGCATCGCCTACAACCGCGAGGAGTTCGAGGCCATCTGCCGCTCCGGCCTGAAGGCCAGCCCCACGTCCACCATCCTCGTCGAGGAGAGCGTGCTGGGCTGGAAGGAGTACGAGCTGGAGGTGGTCCGCGACACGGCGGACAACGTCATCATCGTCTGCTCCATCGAGAACCTGGACCCCATGGGTGTCCACACGGGTGACTCCATCACCGTGGCGCCCGCGCAAACGCTGACCGACCGTGAGTACCAGCGGATGCGGCAGGCCTCGCTGGCCATCATCCGCGAGATTGGCGTCGACACGGGTGGCTCCAACATCCAGTTCGGCATCAACCCGAAGGACGGCCGCATGGTCGTCATCGAGATGAACCCGCGCGTGTCCCGCTCCAGCGCGCTGGCCTCGAAGGCGACGGGCTACCCCATCGCGAAGATCGCCGCGAAGCTGGCCCTGGGCTACACGCTGGACGAGCTGCGCAACGACATCACCCGCGACACGCCGGCCTCGTTCGAGCCGACGCTGGACTACGTGGTGGTGAAGGTGCCGCGCTTCAACTTCGAGAAGTTCCCGCACGCGGACCGGACGCTGACGACGAGCATGCGCTCGGTGGGCGAGGTCATGGCCATTGGCCGCACCTTCCCCGAGGCGTACATGAAGGCGCTGCGCTCCATGGAGCTGGGCCGCGTGGGCCTGGAGTCCCCGGACCTGCCCACGGAGAAGGAGGAGCGCGAGAAGGTGATGCGCGAGGCGCTCCGCGTCCCCCGTCCCGAGCGGCCCTGGTTCGTGGCCCAGGCGTTCCGCGAGGGGATGACGGTGGAGGACGTGCACGCGCTGTCCGCCATCGACCCGTGGTTCCTGCGCTACATCGAGATGCTGGTGCGCGAGGCGCAGTCCATCCAGGAGTACGGCCGGCTGGACCAGCTCCCGGACGACGTGCTCCGTCAGGCGAAGGCGCACGGCTTCTCCGACAAGTACCTGGGCAAGCTCCTGGGCTACCCGGAGGAGGAGGTCCGGGCGCACCGGCACTCGCGCAAGATTCGTCCCGTGTTCAAGCGCGTGGACACCTGCGCGGCGGAGTTCGAGGCCTTCACGCCGTACCTCTACTCGACCTACGAGGAGGAGGACGAGTCGCCCCCGACGGACCGCCAGAAGGTCCTCATCCTGGGCAGCGGCCCCATCCGGATCGGCCAGGGCATCGAGTTCGACTACGCGTGCGTCCACGCGGCCTTCGCGCTGCGCGAGGCCGGGTACGAGACGGTGATGGTCAACTGCAACCCGGAGACGGTGTCCACGGACTACGACACGTCCGACCGCCTCTACTTCGAGCCGCTCTCCATCGAGGACGTGCTGGAGGTGGCGCAGCGGGAGAAGCCCATCGGCGCCATCGTGCAGTTCGGCGGGCAGACGCCGCTGCGCATCTCGGTGCCGCTGGAGAAGGCGGGCCTGCCGATCCTCGGCACGTCGCCGGACGCCATCGACCGGGCGGAGGACCGCGAGCGGTTCAGCACGCTCATCGAGAAGCTGGGCCTGAAGCAGCCGGAGAACGGAGTCGCGCGCAGCCACGCGGAGGCCTTCAAGGTCGCCGAGCGCATCGGCTACCCGGTGATGGTGCGTCCGTCCTACGTGCTGGGCGGCCGGGCGATGGAGACGGTGTACGACGCGGCCAGCCTGGAGCGGTACATGCGTGAGGCGGTGAGCGCGTCGCCGGAGCATCCGGTGCTCATCGACCGCTTCCTCAAGGAAGCCATCGAGGTGGACCTGGACCTGGTCGCGGACCGGACGGGCGACGTGATGATCGGCGGCGTGCTGGAGCACATCCAGGAGGCCGGTGTGCACTCGGGTGACGCGGCCGCGACGCTGCCCCCGCACTCGCTGTCGCCGGACCTCGTGGAGCGCATGAAGGACCAGGCCATCGCCCTGGCGCGCGAGCTGGGCGTGGTGGGCCTGATGAACGTGCAGTTCGCCATCCAGGGCAAGGTCATCTACATCCTGGAGGTGAACCCTCGCGCCAGCCGCACGGTGCCGTTCATCTCGAAGGCCACGGGTGTGGCGATGGCGAAGATCGCCGCGCTGTGCATGGTGGGCAAGACGCTGAAGGAGCTCGGCGCGACGCAGGAGCCGGAGATGCGGCACGTCGCGGTGAAGGAGAGCGTGTTCCCCTTCGCGCGCTTCGCGGGCGTGGACGTCATCCTCGGGCCCGAGATGAAGTCCACGGGCGAGGTGATGGGCCTGGCGCAGGACTACGCGTCGGCCTTCGCCAAGAGCCAGCTGGCGGCGGGCGTGAAGCTGCCCAAGTCCGGCAAGGTCTTCATCTCGGTGAAGGATGACGACAAGCCGGCGGTGGTGGACCTGGCCAAGCGGCTGCGCGCGATGGGCTTCACGCTCATCGTCACGGCGGGCACGCACAAGTACCTGGCGACCAAGGGCATCGAGGCGCAGGTGGTGCAGAAGGTGAAGGAGGGCCGGCCGAACATCGTCGACAAGATTGTCGATGGGGAGATCGTGCTGGTCATCAACACCACCTTCGGCAAGCAGGAGATCGCCGACAGCTTCTCCATCCGCCGTGAGGCGCTGATGCACTCGGTGCCGTACTACACGACGGTGCAGGCGGCGCGGATGGCGGTGGGCGCGCTGGAGGCGCTCAAGCGCACGGAGCTCGAGGTGAAGCCGCTCCAGGAGTACCTGGGCGTCACCAGCACGGTGCCGGGCCGGGCGCGCCGGTAG
- a CDS encoding pyridoxal phosphate-dependent aminotransferase has protein sequence MKLARRLQAIKPSPTLALNSRAKALAAQGVDVVVLAAGEPDFDTPDYVKQAAVDAIKAGFTKYTATPGIPELREAICRKLERDNGLRFTPEQVLVTAGGKQAIYNFCQAVLDEGDEVLIFSPYWVSYPDMVRLAGATPVIVATREEDGFAPDPDAIRRALTPRTRAIIINSPGNPTGAVYSRAALEGIAAAVRDHDCLIISDDIYEKLVYTGERLGLSDVAPDLVPRIVVVNGMSKAYSMTGWRMGYAAGPRPVIAAMQLVQDQSTSNASSIGQKAALAALQGPPDTIAAMAAEYHARRDFFVGGLNALDGVRCRMPEGAFYALADVRGLYGRPYKGKAITGSMQLSEILLDDFRVAAVPGDPFGAEGYIRMSFATSREVLAKGLTRLGEMVQALR, from the coding sequence ATGAAACTCGCCCGCCGGCTCCAAGCCATCAAGCCGTCTCCGACGCTTGCCCTCAACTCCCGCGCGAAGGCTCTCGCGGCACAAGGCGTGGATGTCGTCGTCCTGGCGGCGGGTGAGCCGGACTTCGACACGCCGGACTACGTGAAGCAGGCCGCGGTGGACGCCATCAAGGCGGGCTTCACCAAGTACACCGCCACCCCGGGCATCCCCGAGCTGCGCGAGGCCATCTGCCGCAAGCTGGAGCGCGACAACGGCCTGCGCTTCACGCCGGAGCAGGTGCTCGTCACCGCGGGCGGCAAGCAGGCCATCTACAACTTCTGCCAGGCGGTGCTGGACGAGGGCGACGAGGTCCTCATCTTCTCGCCCTACTGGGTCAGCTATCCGGACATGGTGCGGCTGGCCGGCGCCACGCCCGTCATCGTCGCCACGCGCGAGGAGGACGGCTTCGCGCCGGACCCGGACGCCATCCGCCGGGCGCTCACCCCGCGCACGCGCGCCATCATCATCAACAGCCCGGGCAACCCGACGGGCGCGGTGTACTCGCGCGCGGCGCTGGAGGGCATCGCCGCGGCCGTCAGGGACCACGACTGCCTCATCATCTCGGACGACATCTACGAGAAGCTCGTCTACACGGGGGAGCGGCTGGGCCTCAGCGACGTGGCGCCGGACCTGGTGCCGCGCATCGTGGTCGTCAACGGCATGAGCAAGGCGTACTCCATGACGGGCTGGCGCATGGGCTACGCGGCCGGTCCCCGGCCCGTCATCGCCGCGATGCAGCTGGTGCAGGACCAGTCCACGTCCAACGCGTCGTCCATCGGCCAGAAGGCGGCGCTGGCGGCGCTCCAGGGCCCCCCTGACACCATCGCCGCCATGGCGGCCGAGTACCACGCGCGCCGCGACTTCTTCGTCGGCGGGCTCAACGCGCTGGATGGGGTGCGCTGCCGGATGCCCGAAGGCGCCTTCTACGCGCTGGCGGATGTGCGGGGCCTCTATGGCCGCCCCTACAAGGGCAAGGCCATCACCGGCTCCATGCAGCTCTCCGAAATCCTGCTGGACGACTTCCGCGTCGCCGCCGTGCCGGGAGACCCGTTCGGCGCGGAGGGCTACATCCGCATGAGCTTCGCGACCTCGCGCGAGGTGCTCGCCAAGGGCCTCACGCGCCTGGGTGAGATGGTGCAGGCGCTGCGCTGA
- the coaD gene encoding pantetheine-phosphate adenylyltransferase — translation MPVAIYPGSFDPLTNGHLSLIQRSLKMFDKVIVAIAVNPKKTPLFTEDERRDLIREAVQDPRVEVDAFHGLLVDYVRRRGGSVIVRGLRAVSDFEYEFQLANMNRKLAPTVETVFMMTGEDYFYISSQLVREVASFGGDVTGLVPPNVHEGLKAKFARKT, via the coding sequence ATGCCGGTCGCCATCTACCCAGGTTCGTTCGATCCGCTCACCAACGGGCACCTGAGCCTCATCCAGCGCAGCCTGAAGATGTTCGACAAGGTCATTGTCGCCATCGCGGTGAACCCGAAGAAGACCCCGCTCTTCACCGAGGACGAGCGCCGCGACCTCATCCGCGAGGCGGTGCAGGACCCTCGGGTGGAGGTGGATGCCTTCCACGGCCTGCTGGTGGACTACGTGCGGCGCAGGGGCGGCAGCGTCATCGTCCGCGGCCTGCGCGCCGTGTCGGACTTCGAATACGAGTTCCAGCTCGCGAACATGAACCGCAAGCTGGCGCCCACGGTGGAGACCGTCTTCATGATGACGGGGGAGGACTACTTCTACATCTCCTCCCAGCTCGTCCGGGAGGTCGCCTCGTTCGGCGGTGACGTCACGGGACTGGTGCCCCCGAATGTCCACGAGGGCCTCAAGGCGAAGTTCGCGCGGAAGACGTAG
- the rsmD gene encoding 16S rRNA (guanine(966)-N(2))-methyltransferase RsmD → MRIVSGSAKGRALAGPKPTSRHIRPTADRVRETLFNVLGQMLDGQQVLDLYAGTGALGLEALSRGAGGVVLVDQDREAQALCRQNTDALGFSAQVELLAQPAVRALETLKRRGARFELIFADPPYAARVVETVLEGVTAAGLLSPGGMLVVEHDKREPAPEAHAGLTREDQRRFGDTLVSFYRAP, encoded by the coding sequence ATGCGAATCGTCTCAGGCTCCGCCAAGGGCAGGGCGTTGGCTGGCCCCAAGCCCACGTCGCGGCACATCCGCCCCACCGCGGACCGCGTGCGGGAGACCCTCTTCAACGTGCTGGGCCAGATGCTCGATGGCCAGCAGGTCCTGGACCTCTACGCGGGCACCGGGGCCCTGGGGCTGGAGGCCCTGTCCCGGGGCGCGGGCGGGGTGGTGCTGGTGGACCAGGACCGCGAGGCCCAGGCCCTGTGCCGGCAGAACACCGACGCCCTGGGGTTCTCCGCGCAGGTGGAACTGCTCGCGCAGCCCGCCGTGCGAGCCCTGGAGACCCTGAAGCGCCGGGGCGCGCGCTTCGAGCTCATCTTCGCCGACCCGCCCTACGCCGCGCGGGTGGTGGAGACGGTGCTGGAGGGCGTGACGGCGGCGGGGCTCCTGTCACCCGGCGGGATGCTCGTGGTGGAGCACGACAAGCGCGAGCCCGCCCCGGAGGCCCATGCGGGATTGACCCGGGAGGACCAGCGGAGGTTCGGCGACACCCTGGTGAGCTTCTACCGGGCGCCATGA
- a CDS encoding cation diffusion facilitator family transporter, giving the protein MAEERRKDRRRLIFALVLTATIALAEAVGGWLTHSLALMSDAGHMLTDVSALGLSLVALWFAGKPADVKKTYGYYRMEILSALLNGVLLLGITGFILFEAWERFHAPTAVDVKPMAVVAAVGLLANLGALGFLHNTHSMNVRGAFLHVLGDTLSSVGVLVGAGIMALTGWYVVDPLISLVISVVIVVGALRLVRDAVDVLMEAVPAHVDMPQVKELLLRVPGVTAVHDLHVWTISSGVYALSAHLVVLDPMVCNNDEILSAVKHDLYDRFGIDHTTIQIESETYAHLGEVH; this is encoded by the coding sequence TTGGCGGAGGAGCGACGCAAGGACCGCCGCCGGCTGATCTTCGCGCTGGTCCTGACGGCGACCATCGCGCTGGCGGAGGCGGTGGGCGGCTGGTTGACACACTCGCTGGCGCTGATGTCGGACGCCGGCCACATGCTGACGGATGTGTCCGCCCTGGGGCTGAGCCTGGTGGCGCTGTGGTTCGCGGGCAAGCCGGCGGATGTGAAGAAGACGTACGGCTACTACCGGATGGAGATCCTCAGCGCGCTGCTCAACGGCGTGCTGCTCCTGGGCATCACCGGCTTCATCCTCTTCGAGGCCTGGGAGCGCTTCCACGCGCCCACGGCGGTGGACGTCAAGCCCATGGCGGTGGTGGCGGCGGTGGGCCTGCTGGCCAACCTGGGCGCGCTGGGCTTCCTGCACAACACCCACTCGATGAACGTCCGGGGCGCCTTCCTCCACGTGCTGGGCGACACGCTGTCCTCGGTGGGCGTGCTGGTGGGCGCGGGCATCATGGCGCTGACGGGCTGGTACGTGGTGGACCCGCTCATCTCGCTCGTCATCTCGGTGGTCATCGTGGTGGGCGCGCTGCGGCTGGTGCGCGACGCGGTGGACGTGCTGATGGAGGCGGTGCCGGCGCACGTGGACATGCCGCAGGTGAAGGAGCTGCTCCTGCGCGTGCCCGGTGTGACGGCGGTGCACGACCTGCACGTGTGGACCATCTCCAGCGGGGTCTACGCGCTCTCCGCGCACCTGGTCGTCCTGGACCCCATGGTCTGCAACAACGACGAGATTCTCTCGGCGGTGAAGCACGACCTCTACGACCGCTTCGGCATCGACCACACCACCATCCAGATCGAGAGCGAGACGTACGCGCACCTGGGTGAGGTCCACTGA
- a CDS encoding sigma 54-interacting transcriptional regulator — translation MDFEKHQSLHTIIMLRDVIRKWWQMELSFADRHGVVHDWQRGDITPPPNPFCRISLDSREGLRRCSQSVRVLHEKFRGNKKLRRALFHDCHLNFSIVGAPLYVDNEYAGCLFVEGFARQSLQPRDVDVLHSRLLQFAPPLIDFERAEERVPVLDGAELAKLSDLLEYAAQEMVNHEVELARREDQQPPPSADVLERYRFEKIIGRSGPMMEVFRLMEKVANSDSTVLINGESGTGKELVARAIHHNGPRTDQPFVVQNCSAFNDNLLESALFGHTRGAFTGALRDKKGLFEVADGGTFFLDEVGDMSPALQVKLLRVLQEGTFLPVGGTQHKEVNVRVVAATHKDLGELVKRGEFREDLYYRINVIRLQLPPLRERRDDLPVLIDHFLRKHHREGQRTRGLSPEALSILGAYAWPGNIRELENEIERLLVLGGDLEMLPAELLSSRIRDAVVPGGGPFIPPRAHGRLHEAVEALEREMIHQGLLRTRNNKSRLARELGISRSNLILKISRYGLDRGLPDSDEPEVEA, via the coding sequence ATGGACTTCGAGAAGCACCAGAGCCTGCACACCATCATCATGCTGAGAGATGTCATCCGCAAGTGGTGGCAGATGGAGCTCTCGTTCGCGGACCGCCACGGTGTGGTGCACGACTGGCAGCGCGGGGACATCACGCCGCCGCCCAACCCGTTCTGCCGGATCTCGCTCGACTCCCGCGAGGGACTGCGCCGCTGTAGCCAATCCGTCCGGGTGCTGCACGAGAAGTTCCGCGGCAACAAGAAGCTGCGCCGCGCCCTCTTCCACGACTGTCACCTCAACTTCAGCATCGTGGGCGCGCCGCTGTATGTGGACAACGAGTACGCGGGCTGTCTCTTCGTGGAGGGCTTCGCCAGGCAGTCGCTCCAGCCGCGCGACGTGGACGTGCTGCACTCGCGGCTGCTCCAGTTCGCCCCTCCGCTGATCGACTTCGAGCGCGCCGAGGAGCGCGTGCCGGTGCTGGATGGCGCGGAGCTGGCGAAGCTGTCCGACCTCCTGGAGTACGCGGCGCAGGAGATGGTCAACCACGAGGTGGAGCTGGCCCGACGCGAGGACCAGCAGCCGCCGCCCTCCGCCGACGTGCTGGAGCGCTACCGGTTCGAGAAGATCATCGGCCGCTCGGGCCCGATGATGGAGGTCTTCCGGTTGATGGAGAAGGTGGCCAACTCCGACTCCACCGTCCTCATCAACGGCGAGTCGGGCACCGGCAAGGAGCTGGTCGCGCGCGCCATCCACCACAACGGGCCGCGCACGGACCAGCCCTTCGTCGTGCAGAACTGCTCCGCCTTCAACGACAACCTGCTGGAGAGCGCCCTCTTCGGCCACACCCGAGGCGCGTTCACCGGCGCGCTGCGCGACAAGAAGGGCCTGTTCGAGGTGGCCGACGGCGGCACCTTCTTCCTGGACGAGGTGGGCGACATGTCCCCGGCGCTCCAGGTGAAGCTGCTGCGCGTGCTCCAGGAAGGCACCTTCCTGCCCGTGGGCGGCACGCAGCACAAGGAGGTCAACGTCCGCGTCGTCGCCGCCACGCACAAGGACCTGGGGGAGCTCGTCAAGCGCGGCGAGTTCCGCGAGGACCTCTACTACCGCATCAACGTCATCCGCCTCCAGCTGCCGCCCCTGCGCGAGCGACGCGACGACCTGCCCGTCCTCATCGACCACTTCCTGCGCAAGCACCACCGCGAGGGCCAGCGCACCCGGGGCCTGTCGCCGGAGGCCCTGTCCATCCTGGGCGCCTACGCGTGGCCGGGGAACATCCGCGAGCTGGAGAATGAAATCGAGCGGCTGCTCGTGCTCGGCGGAGACCTGGAGATGCTGCCCGCGGAGCTGCTCTCCAGCCGCATCCGCGACGCCGTGGTGCCCGGTGGAGGACCCTTCATCCCCCCGCGCGCGCATGGGCGGCTGCATGAGGCGGTGGAGGCCCTGGAGCGGGAGATGATCCACCAGGGACTCCTGCGCACGCGCAACAACAAGAGCCGGCTGGCGCGGGAGCTGGGCATCAGCCGCTCCAACCTCATCCTCAAGATTTCGCGCTACGGCCTGGACCGGGGCCTGCCCGACAGCGACGAGCCGGAGGTGGAAGCATGA
- a CDS encoding alpha/beta hydrolase → MSREPGYFHQDTLRVPDGAELYYQVTGDGEPGAVLCDGLGCDGFAWKYLAPYLSRHHRVLRWHYRGHGRSGIPTDRERIGMLYTCDDLQRVMDAAGMERAVLFGHSMGVQVALEFHRRYARRVQGLVLLCGSYGNPLDTFHDSNVLKKMFPTLRRVVERFPEQSARLIHAALRTELAVQLAITLEMNRERIARNDLAPYFEHLARMDPVVFVRTLDSLAEHSAWDHLLHVDVPTLVVAGERDKFTPGWLSRKMAARIPESELVVIPDGTHTAPLEAPGLVELRVERFLRERLGKPSTPGVDGARILPPAARA, encoded by the coding sequence ATGAGCCGGGAGCCGGGCTACTTCCACCAGGACACCCTGCGCGTCCCCGACGGCGCGGAGCTCTACTACCAGGTCACCGGCGACGGGGAGCCGGGCGCGGTGCTGTGCGACGGCCTGGGCTGCGACGGCTTCGCCTGGAAGTACCTGGCGCCCTACCTGTCGCGCCACCACCGCGTGCTGCGCTGGCACTACCGGGGCCATGGCCGCTCCGGCATCCCCACGGACCGCGAGCGCATCGGCATGCTGTACACGTGCGATGACCTGCAGCGGGTGATGGACGCCGCGGGCATGGAGCGCGCCGTCCTCTTCGGCCACTCCATGGGCGTCCAGGTGGCCCTGGAGTTCCATCGCCGCTACGCCCGGCGCGTGCAGGGCCTGGTCCTCCTGTGCGGCAGCTACGGCAACCCGCTGGACACCTTCCACGACTCCAACGTCCTCAAGAAGATGTTCCCCACCCTGCGCCGGGTGGTGGAGCGCTTCCCGGAGCAGTCCGCCCGCCTCATCCACGCGGCGCTGCGCACGGAGCTGGCGGTGCAGCTGGCCATCACCCTGGAGATGAACCGGGAGCGCATCGCCCGCAACGACCTGGCGCCCTACTTCGAGCACCTGGCCCGGATGGACCCCGTCGTCTTCGTGCGCACACTCGACTCCCTCGCCGAGCACTCCGCGTGGGACCACCTGCTCCATGTAGACGTCCCCACGCTCGTCGTGGCCGGGGAGCGCGACAAGTTCACTCCCGGATGGCTGTCCCGGAAGATGGCCGCCCGAATCCCCGAGTCCGAGCTGGTGGTCATCCCGGACGGCACCCACACCGCCCCCCTCGAAGCCCCAGGCCTGGTCGAGCTCCGGGTCGAACGCTTCCTCCGCGAGCGGCTGGGCAAGCCCTCCACTCCCGGTGTGGATGGGGCACGCATTCTGCCCCCCGCCGCCCGTGCCTGA
- the typA gene encoding translational GTPase TypA, with amino-acid sequence MIPRENIRNVAIVAHVDHGKTTLVDHLLRQAGTFRSNEHVAERVMDSNDLEREKGITILAKNTAVNYKGMQINIIDTPGHADFGGEVERGLRLVDGVILLVDAAEGPLPQTRFVLSKALAMGLKTVLVINKIDRQDARAPEVLDQVYSLYIDLGADDKQLEMPVLYTIARQGQASTQLDVPGKTLEPLYDAIINHIPPPPASTETTPQLLVANLDYDDYVGRLAVGRVQAGRFTPNMPVSVVREGGKVEQGKIVKLYGFSGLKRAEIQDAGPGEIVSIAGIEDVSIGDTIGDPENPVALPRITVDEPTMMMIFKVNDGPLAGKEGKFVTSRNLRERLYREAYRNVAVRVEDTETPDAFRVVGRGELALAVIIENMRREGYELTASNPEPITKTIDGVLHEPMELVFCDVPENSVGIVTERLGPRKGRMTDMASLGSGRTRLQYRIPARGLIGFRSEFLTITRGEGIMSSQFDGYEPWFGYIQKRQNGAIVSDRLGDTVPYALFSIQERGYLFVSEGTTVYEGMIIGEHSHPSELNVNCCREKKLTNIRAAGRDENVILVPPREMGLEKALEWIADDELVEVTPKSVRMRKKSLSVGERYRAERDRKREERAADAE; translated from the coding sequence ATGATTCCTCGCGAAAATATCCGTAACGTCGCCATCGTCGCCCACGTCGACCATGGCAAGACCACGCTCGTCGACCATCTGCTGCGCCAGGCGGGCACCTTTCGTTCCAACGAGCACGTCGCCGAACGGGTGATGGACTCGAACGACCTCGAGCGCGAGAAGGGCATCACCATTCTCGCGAAGAACACGGCCGTTAATTACAAGGGGATGCAGATCAACATCATCGACACCCCGGGTCACGCCGACTTCGGTGGTGAGGTGGAGCGCGGTCTGCGCCTCGTCGATGGCGTCATCCTCCTGGTCGATGCCGCCGAAGGTCCCCTGCCCCAGACGCGCTTCGTGTTGAGCAAGGCGCTGGCCATGGGCCTGAAGACGGTGCTGGTCATCAACAAGATCGACCGTCAGGACGCCCGGGCTCCGGAAGTGCTGGACCAGGTCTACTCGCTCTACATCGACCTGGGCGCGGACGATAAGCAGCTGGAGATGCCGGTCCTCTACACGATCGCGCGCCAGGGCCAGGCCTCCACGCAGCTGGACGTGCCGGGCAAGACGCTGGAGCCGCTGTACGACGCCATCATCAACCACATCCCGCCCCCGCCCGCGTCCACGGAGACCACGCCGCAGCTGCTCGTGGCGAACCTGGACTACGACGACTACGTGGGCCGTCTCGCCGTCGGCCGCGTGCAGGCCGGCCGATTCACACCGAACATGCCCGTCAGCGTCGTGCGCGAGGGCGGCAAGGTGGAGCAGGGCAAGATCGTCAAGCTGTACGGCTTCTCGGGCCTGAAGCGCGCGGAGATCCAGGACGCGGGGCCGGGTGAAATCGTCTCCATCGCCGGCATCGAGGACGTGTCCATCGGCGACACCATCGGCGACCCGGAGAACCCCGTCGCCCTGCCGCGCATCACCGTGGATGAGCCCACGATGATGATGATCTTCAAGGTGAACGACGGACCGCTGGCCGGCAAGGAAGGCAAGTTCGTCACCTCGCGCAACCTGCGTGAGCGCCTGTACCGCGAGGCCTACCGCAACGTGGCCGTGCGCGTGGAGGACACGGAGACGCCGGACGCGTTCCGCGTCGTGGGCCGCGGTGAACTCGCGCTGGCCGTCATCATCGAGAACATGCGCCGCGAGGGCTATGAGCTGACGGCCTCCAACCCGGAGCCCATCACCAAGACCATCGACGGCGTGCTGCACGAGCCCATGGAGCTCGTGTTCTGCGACGTGCCGGAGAACAGCGTCGGCATCGTCACGGAGCGCCTGGGGCCCCGCAAGGGCCGCATGACGGACATGGCGAGCCTGGGCTCGGGCCGCACCCGTCTCCAGTACCGCATCCCCGCCCGCGGCCTGATTGGCTTCCGCTCGGAGTTCCTCACCATCACCCGTGGCGAGGGCATCATGAGCAGCCAGTTCGACGGGTATGAGCCGTGGTTCGGCTACATCCAGAAGCGCCAGAACGGCGCCATCGTCTCCGACCGCCTGGGTGACACCGTCCCCTACGCGCTCTTCAGCATCCAGGAGCGTGGCTACCTGTTCGTGAGCGAGGGCACCACGGTGTACGAGGGGATGATCATCGGCGAGCACTCGCACCCCTCCGAGCTCAACGTGAACTGCTGCCGCGAGAAGAAGCTCACCAACATCCGCGCCGCCGGCCGCGACGAAAACGTCATCCTCGTCCCGCCGCGCGAGATGGGGCTGGAGAAGGCCCTGGAGTGGATCGCCGACGACGAGCTCGTCGAGGTGACGCCCAAGTCCGTGCGCATGCGCAAGAAGTCGCTGTCGGTGGGCGAGCGCTACCGCGCCGAGCGTGACCGCAAGCGCGAGGAGCGCGCGGCCGACGCCGAGTAG